One window of the Podospora pseudopauciseta strain CBS 411.78 chromosome 4, whole genome shotgun sequence genome contains the following:
- a CDS encoding hypothetical protein (COG:S; EggNog:ENOG503P00F), with amino-acid sequence MAKIPTTQVFQKGSVWMYSPSLPPAILFLILYFFACLYITYLTFCRYKTWHMTVFPLGALLEVAGYAVRIYSVKNQGNIAAFIATLTLHVLAPLLFAAGNYLLLGRLISHSLPTRHTLLKIPTRFITRLFVGFDILAAAIQGSGTSIAASANWTGLKALSGVDVLVAGLAVQVAGVGVFLLVLGRFNYLVKQLGSKGGGWGGLLVAVWVSSGLIFVSTSIDWRWLVGEREGGC; translated from the exons ATGGCCAAaatccccaccacccaagtCTTCCAAAAGGGCTCCGTCTGGATGTACTCCCCTTCCCTGCCACCCGCCATCCTCTTTCTGATCCTCTATTTCTTCGCCTGTCTCTACATCACCTACCTCACCTTTTGCCGGTACAAGACCTGGCACATGACCGTCTTCCCTCTTGGTGCTTTGCTGGAAGTGGCAGGCTACGCGGTGAGGATATACTCGGTCAAGAACCAGGGAAACATT GCCGCCTTCATAgcaaccctcaccctccacgtcctcgcccccctcctctttgcCGCAGGGaactacctcctcctcggccggcTGATCTctcactccctccccacccggcacaccctcctcaagatCCCCACCCGCTTCATAACCCGCCTCTTCGTCGGGTTCGACATCCTCGCCGCTGCGATCCAGGGGTCTGGGACCTCCATCGCCGCGTCGGCGAACTGGACTGGACTGAAGGCACTATCGGGAGTTGACGTGCTTGTTGCTGGGCTGGCGGTGCAGGTTGCGGGAGTGggggtttttcttttggttctGGGGAGGTTTAATTATCTGGTGAAACAGCTGGGGAGcaaggggggaggttggggggggttgctggtggcggtTTGGGTGTCGAGTGGGTTGATTTTCGTGAGTACTTCAATTGACTGGAgatggttggttggggaaagggagggagggtgctAA
- a CDS encoding hypothetical protein (COG:S; EggNog:ENOG503P26W), translating to MDNHHPSPTSDHWVPCSTCSPGGVPESAEDSSGPETAPVSTPHTGTPHTQEPGTRARRRPIPRKGHTKSRLGCFHCKRRKVKCQETIPSCSNCARVGLVCEYPERPRMASAFSASVITVVPTNSLQSSTATVFTQEDMRYFHHFLVTAYPPLPIQGDQIWMQTACLSHSYDYLMHAMLGLAASHLDLHGGNCSSQALAHRVKAIQSLNNSLSKPCSSQAEGDARFAAMMALAFQASCMAEGMPEFLAMSRGCHIIANTAMGSMKNSLFREFTQEGYCDSVRRVIGIVPLDLSEDEEILIGDFLKSLRALGPLCKSPLEVKFLASTEAIAKAARTSASEAFSQFAALYSLFNHSSNEEFAPFIDPNNHPAQLLFIHFVLIEFAIGHIALTTCNKGGRFAYRKRTCIAWMEKLAAGLPIEYEKYAEWPMNYVRRLAAR from the exons AtggacaaccaccacccatcaccaacctctgACCACTGGGTTCCCTGCTCGACATGTTCCCCTGGGGGTGTCCCCGAATCAGCAGAAGACTCATCCGGGCCAGAGACTGCACCGGTATCAACCCCACATACCGGCACACCCCACACTCAAGAACCAGGAACCCGAGCCCGCCGAAGGCCAATCCCGCGAAAGGGACACACAAAGTCCCGGCTGGGTTGCTTCCACTGCAAGAGGCGAAAGGTCAAATGCCAGGAGACGATCCCCTCCTGCTCGAACTGCGCGAGGGTCGGACTGGTGTGTGAGTACCCTGAGCGGCCGAGAATGGCGTCGGCGTTTTCGGCTTCGGTGATAACGGTGGTCCCAACGAACAGCTTGCAGTCATCGACGGCTACGGTGTTTACGCAGGAGGATATGAGGTACTTTCATCACTTTTTGGTGACTGCGTACCCGCCTTTGCCGATACAGGGGGATCAGATTTGGATGCAGACGGCGTGTTTGTCGCATAGC TATGATTATCTTATGCATGCCATGCTTGGGCTGGCGGCGTCACATCTTGATTTGCATGGGGGGAATTGCTCTTCGCAAGCGCTGGCTCACCGTGTCAAGGCGATACAGTCTCTTAACAACAGTTTGAGTAAGCCTTGCTCTTCACAGGCTGAGGGGGATGCGAGGTTTGCTGCTATGATGGCTTTGGCGTTTCAAGCGAGCTGTATGGCTGAGGGTATGCCTGAGTTTCTCGCCATGTCTAGGGGGTGTCATATTATTGCAAATACCGCTATGGGTAGCATGAAGAACTCGTTGTTCCGTGAGTTTACACAGGAAGGGTACTGTGATAGCGTCCGACGAGTCATTGGGATCGTTCCCTTGGATTtgagcgaggatgaggagattcTCATTGGTGACTTTTTGAAGTCTCTGAGGGCACTCGGACCTCTGTGTAAGAGCCCGCTGGAGGTCAAGTTCTTGGCTTCAACAGAGGCGATTGCAAAAGCTGCCAGGACGTCGGCGTCAGAAG CCTTTTCTCAGTTTGCCGCCCTGTATTCCTTATTCAACCACTCCAGCAATGAAGAGTTCGCCCCCTTTAtcgaccccaacaaccatcCAGCCCAACTGCTCTTCATCCACTTTGTTCTCATCGAGTTTGCCATTGGGCACATTGCTCTCACTACGTGCAACAAAGGTGGGCGTTTTGCCTATCGAAAAAGAACCTGCATTGCCTGGATGGAGAAGCTTGCTGCCGGGCTGCCTATCGAGTACGAAAAATACGCAGAGTGGCCGATGAATTATGTCAGGAGGCTAGCTGCTCGCTAG